A window of the Streptomyces sp. Ag109_O5-10 genome harbors these coding sequences:
- a CDS encoding MurR/RpiR family transcriptional regulator: MIESAKEIFGGHGSGQRSGRGGGHGGSHGSGAAPPAPAALAAKVRTLAPSMTRSMQRVAEAVAGDPAGCAALTVTGLAELTGTSEATVVRTARLLGYPGYRDLRLALAGLAAQQQSGRAPAITTDIAVDDPIADVVAKLAYDEQQTLADTAAGLDTVQLGAAVSALAGARRTDVYGIGASGLVAQDLTQKLLRIGLMAHAHSDPHLAVTNAVQLRAGDVAIAITHSGSTGDVIEPLRVAFERGATTVAITGRPGSSVTQYADHVLTTSTARESELRPAAMSSRTGQLLVVDCLFVGVAQRTYEAAAPALAASYEALAHRHRSVPR, encoded by the coding sequence AAGCGGCCAACGAAGCGGCCGTGGCGGCGGCCACGGAGGCAGCCATGGCAGCGGTGCCGCGCCGCCGGCGCCCGCCGCCCTCGCGGCCAAGGTGCGGACCCTGGCGCCCTCCATGACCCGCTCCATGCAGCGCGTGGCCGAGGCCGTCGCGGGTGACCCGGCCGGCTGCGCCGCCCTCACGGTCACCGGACTCGCGGAGCTGACCGGAACCAGCGAGGCGACCGTCGTGCGCACCGCCCGGCTGCTCGGTTACCCCGGCTACCGCGACCTGCGGCTCGCCCTCGCCGGGCTCGCCGCCCAGCAGCAGTCGGGGCGGGCGCCCGCCATCACCACCGACATCGCGGTCGACGACCCGATCGCCGACGTCGTCGCGAAACTCGCCTACGACGAGCAGCAGACCCTCGCGGACACGGCGGCCGGCCTCGACACGGTGCAGCTGGGGGCCGCCGTCAGCGCGCTCGCCGGGGCGCGGCGGACCGACGTGTACGGCATCGGGGCGTCGGGGCTGGTCGCCCAGGACCTCACGCAGAAGCTGCTGCGGATAGGCCTGATGGCGCACGCCCACAGCGATCCGCATCTCGCGGTCACCAACGCGGTGCAGTTGCGGGCCGGGGACGTGGCGATAGCGATCACGCACTCCGGGTCGACCGGGGATGTCATAGAGCCGCTGCGGGTGGCCTTCGAACGGGGGGCCACGACCGTCGCGATCACCGGGCGGCCGGGGTCGTCGGTGACGCAGTACGCCGACCATGTGCTGACGACGTCGACGGCGCGGGAGAGCGAGCTGCGGCCGGCGGCGATGTCGTCGCGGACCGGGCAGTTGCTGGTGGTGGACTGTCTGTTCGTGGGGGTGGCGCAGCGGACGTACGAGGCGGCGGCTCCGGCGTTGGCGGCGTCGTACGAGGCGTTGGCCCACCGGCACCGGAGTGTGCCTCGATAG